A window of Anomalospiza imberbis isolate Cuckoo-Finch-1a 21T00152 chromosome 4, ASM3175350v1, whole genome shotgun sequence contains these coding sequences:
- the FHDC1 gene encoding FH2 domain-containing protein 1 isoform X2 codes for MFHSLAKLCQACCSSVSVVSILDAKRSMNIGIFLKQFKKSAESIIEDIYHGRSQPYGSELLHEFLKLLPEAEEVKKLKAFDGDISKLSQADSFMYLLIQVPNYALRIEAMVLEREFSPSCASLQDDMKIIRRATKELMTCEELHSILHLVLQAGNIMNAGGYAGNAVGFKLSSLLKLADTKANKPGMSLLHFVALEAQKKDAALLNFSEKIRSVHDAARLSIDSVEAELHSLSVKTRSVKDSIRRDPKLFHQMENFLQFAVRHLKELEHQKRELQKEGNALIDFFCEDKETMKLDECFQIFRDFCIRFNTSVKENREREIQELHSLQRRKELEEKRRSWAAGELGSFGRSSSENDVEMLAKNGLGEFLPFLQQRPQSLLYRNTNSRRSRLSLGITADRELQSFLEISKDEDPNKFNSLPRANTRQAKPNVAWTESKETRDLNLNTLHLHQQSEMEVKSGGPGKVPPAQPSHLSISASPGAHYSQRSTDYTLHTSNVSCKESTDVNALALAIEERELVKGLRKFDIQGATPAEDAPLIYLEDAGRTDLETLDDLSFHSLSTADDELPPACRSSREARDHQAKAVGCKNEALEPSSSSPMSMDTSVSGSREDGPVCYMSDTTTDCSLTLDSEEGNDFKSAGNEIRSEPGKACSSGNDAQHKARSFFSNTNSTSDKDLSLHTSANDKDDADSKHILPKEKPIKNKDLVGPKTNSLKDRSPSSTKSSGTRPSHTAPSRPVRTLNASENESMRKVVPISRSNRAPSSVKKPEAKPALRESSTVENRLSHRSSVRGTTDTLPRSPYRHSMSVEEPKLRRGTVTSSSAHFERDRVALKKPISKPIKSNVKSKTDETKMCRSSVKPQTPADDTKVATVTIPKAPPAVPNFARNTVASSSKRAKVDLSSSSRPPPITRSVSQRLPKVKPAATSDDPNPKENSVSTLKRASSARVVGRSILQGEAVSMKAEPAPKELGTVEKASLKLKDANRTTIGKILKPLLK; via the exons GTTTCCATTTTGGATGCAAAACGAAGTATGAACATTGGGATATTTCTCAAACAATTCAAAAA GTCTGCCGAATCCATCATTGAAGATATTTATCATGGAAGAAGTCAGCCCTATGGTTCTGAACTGCTACATgaatttcttaaattattacCAGAAGCAGAGGAG gtaaagaaattaaaagcctTTGATGGAGATATATCAAAACTGTCTCAAGCTGATTCCTTCATGTACTTACTAATCCAGGTGCCAAA CTATGCTCTTAGGATTGAAGCCATGGTGTTGGAGAGGGAGTTCTCACCCTCCTGTGCTTCTCTACAGGATGACATGAAAATTATAAGACGGGCAACAAAAG AGTTAATGACTTGTGAGGAGCTGCATTCCATATTGCACTTGGTCCTTCAGGCTGGGAATATTATGAATGCG gGAGGTTATGCTGGCAATGCTGTTGGATTTAAACTGTCGTCACTGCTCAAGCTGGCAGACACGAAAGCAAACAAACCTGGGATGAGTCTGCTGCATTTTGTTGCTCTG GAAGCCCAAAAGAAAGATGCTGCTCTTCTcaacttttcagaaaaaattagGAGTGTTCATGATGCCGCCAG GTTGTCTATTGATAGTGTAGAAGCAGAACTCCACTCGCTGTCTGTCAAGACAAGATCTGTTAAAGACAGCATCCGACGAGACCCAAAACTCTTTCACCAGATGGAAAACTTTCTCCAG TTTGCTGTAAGGCATCTAAAGGAGCTTGAACACCAGAAACGAGAACTGCAAAAGGAGGGAAATGCTCTCATTGACTTTTTCTGTGAAGACAAAGAAACTATGAAGTTGGATGAATGTTTCCAGATATTTAGGGACTTCTGCATAAGATTCAACACATCTGTTAAG GAGAATAGGGAACGAGAGATCCAGGAGCTTCATAGTCTGCAAAGGCgaaaggagctggaggagaagcGTCGATCCTGGGCAGCTGGAGAGCTTGGGAGCTTTGGGCGGAGCAGCAGTGAAAATGATGTAGAGATGTTGGCTAAAAATGGACTTGGagaatttcttcccttcttgcAGCAGAGGCCTCAAAGCCTTTTGTACAGAAACACAAATTCCAGACGCTCTCGACTTTCTTTGGGGATCACTGCAGACAGGGAGTTGCAGAGTTTCCTGGAAATCTCCAAAGATGAGGATCCAAACAAGTTTAACAGCCTTCCCCGTGCAAACACCCGACAAGCAAAACCTAATGTAGCCTGGACGGAATCCAAAGAAACAAGAGATCTCAACTTAAATACCTTGCACTTACACCAACAGTCTGAAATGGAAGTGAAAAGTGGTGGCCCAGGGAAGGTGCCTCCAGCTCAGCCCAGTCACCTCAGCATCTCAGCCAGTCCTGGTGCCCATTACTCACAGAGGAGCACAGACTACACCTTGCACACTTCCAACGTGTCCTGCAAGGAGTCCACAGATGTAAATGCTCTGGCCCTTGCAATTGAGGAGCGTGAACTTGTTAAAGGGTTACGTAAGTTTGATATTCAAGGAGCAACGCCTGCAGAAGATGCACCTTTAATATATTTAGAGGATGCTGGCAGGACAGACCTGGAGACTCTGGATGATCTAAGCTTTCATTCTCTGAGCACTGCTGATGATGAGCTGCCTCCAGCTTGCAGGAGTTCCAGAGAGGCCCGTGACCATCAAGCCAAGGCAGTGGGTTGCAAGAATGAAGCTTtagagcccagcagcagcagccctatGTCTATGGATACAAGTGTTTCAGGAAGTAGGGAAGATGGGCCAGTGTGCTACATGTCAGATACCACGACTGATTGTTCTTTGACATTGGACTCTGAAGAGGGAAATGATTTTAAATCAGCAGGCAACGAAATAAGAAGTGAGCCTGGCAAAGCATGCTCTTCTGGCAATGATGCTCAACACAAGGCTAGATCATTCTTCTCAAACACGAATTCCACCTCTGACAAGGACCTGTCTCTTCACACTTCTGCCAATGATAAGGATGATGCTGATAGCAAGCACATCCTTCCTAAAGAAAAACccataaaaaataaagatctAGTAGGACCAAAGACAAACTCTCTAAAAGACCGATCTCCAAGCTCCACAAAATCCAGTGGCACTCGCCCTAGCCACACAGCTCCTTCCAGACCTGTCAGAACTTTGAATGCCTCTGAGAATGAAAGTATGAGGAAAGTGGTGCCTATTTCTCGGTCAAACAGGGCACCCAGCAGCGTGAAAAAGCCGGAAGCCAAGCCAGCCCTTCGTGAAAGCAGTACAGTGGAAAATCGGCTGTCTCATCGCAGCTCTGTTCGAGGCACAACAGACACACTGCCAAGAAGTCCCTACAGGCACAGCATGTCAGTGGAAGAGCCAAAGTTACGAAGGGGCACTGTCACCTCAAGCAGTGCCCATTTCGAGAGGGACAGAGTTGCTCTCAAGAAGCCAATCTCTAAACCCATTAAGAGTAATGTCAAATCAAAGACAGATGAAACAAAAATGTGTCGCTCCAGTGTAAAACCCCAGACCCCTGCAGATGACACAAAGGTTGCCACAGTCACTATTCCCAAAGCACCACCTGCTGTCCCAAACTTTGCAAGGAACACAGTGGCCTCTTCTTCAAAGCGTGCAAAAGTGGATCTATCCAGCTCATCCAGACCTCCACCCATCACAAggtctgtgtcccagaggctGCCTAAAGTGAAGCCAGCAGCGACCTCTGATGATCCAAATCCAAAGGAGAACAGTGTGAGTACCTTAAAGAGAGCAAGTAGTGCCAGAGTGGTTGGAAGAAGCATCCTGCAGGGAGAAGCTGTCAGCATGAAAGCAGAGCCTGCACCAAAGGAACTGGGAACAGTGGAAAAGGCATCTCTTAAACTGAAGGATGCAAACCGAACCACAATTGGTAAAATCCTGAAGCCATTATTGAAATAA